The uncultured Ilyobacter sp. genome has a segment encoding these proteins:
- a CDS encoding peptide ABC transporter substrate-binding protein, with product MKKAHKITILLSFLIISISLISFFNPLSDPTEKNSEKLSKDEISIFFNYEPKTLDPSKAADDYSIELLKNTLEGLTRISKNSMGEEVPEKAGAISWKIEDNGKRWIFFLRDYKWEDGKEVTAEDFEYGIKRSLDPKTASPMAYLLYPIKNAEKYNGGQATQDSIGVKTIDSKTLVIDLENPTPYFIQLTSSTLMAPQRKDIVEKYGDSYGSNADKMIYNGPYKITEWNHEKKIVLAKNKNYWDKYSVKLSNVNVHIVKDENVRMAMLSKGQADIVEATKKEWADQFTKSGKFNEVSGYSAATNFLFFNQTSELFKNEKIRKAFSMGVKRKEMAEIIYRGIFEPAYGWVPPKVSIGQKEYRKKRGDFIRENSKEARELLIDGLKELGIKQSPEDITVTFLNPSTTTWARKYSEYLAQMYKETLGINVKSEFVQWSIFEGKVAKLDYDFAGMGWFGDYNDPSSFLEPFISDQGSIVTGWENIRYNQLLKKAIMTLDEEKRYGYFKEAEEMLIEKAVIAPTVFLKRRIFHKKNLKGLLISAFGSTDYKNVFVEKK from the coding sequence ATGAAAAAGGCTCATAAAATAACAATACTCTTAAGTTTTTTAATAATTTCAATATCCTTAATCTCATTTTTTAATCCTTTATCCGATCCTACGGAAAAGAATTCAGAAAAATTGAGTAAGGATGAAATCAGTATTTTTTTCAACTACGAACCTAAAACCCTCGATCCTTCAAAGGCAGCCGACGATTATTCCATAGAACTCTTGAAAAACACATTAGAGGGTTTAACTAGAATTTCAAAGAATTCTATGGGAGAAGAGGTTCCCGAAAAAGCTGGAGCAATCTCATGGAAAATAGAGGACAACGGTAAAAGATGGATTTTCTTTTTGAGAGATTACAAGTGGGAGGATGGTAAAGAGGTTACAGCAGAAGATTTTGAATATGGAATCAAAAGAAGCCTCGACCCAAAGACAGCCTCTCCTATGGCATATCTTTTATATCCAATAAAAAATGCCGAAAAATATAATGGTGGACAGGCTACTCAAGATAGTATAGGGGTAAAGACAATAGACAGTAAAACCCTTGTTATAGATCTAGAAAATCCTACACCTTATTTCATACAGTTAACAAGCTCGACTCTTATGGCACCTCAGAGAAAAGACATAGTTGAAAAATATGGTGACTCCTATGGAAGCAATGCTGATAAGATGATATACAACGGACCTTACAAGATAACAGAATGGAATCATGAAAAAAAGATAGTTTTAGCAAAAAATAAAAACTACTGGGACAAATATTCTGTAAAACTGTCCAATGTAAATGTTCATATTGTCAAAGATGAAAATGTAAGAATGGCAATGCTCTCAAAAGGACAGGCTGATATCGTAGAGGCCACCAAAAAAGAGTGGGCAGATCAATTCACAAAAAGCGGAAAATTCAATGAAGTTTCTGGTTACAGTGCCGCAACTAACTTTTTATTTTTCAATCAAACTTCAGAACTATTTAAAAATGAGAAAATAAGAAAAGCTTTCTCTATGGGTGTAAAACGTAAGGAGATGGCTGAGATTATATATAGGGGGATATTTGAGCCGGCGTATGGATGGGTTCCTCCTAAGGTCAGTATAGGGCAAAAGGAGTATAGGAAGAAAAGAGGTGATTTTATAAGAGAAAACAGCAAAGAGGCTAGGGAGCTTCTTATAGATGGATTGAAAGAACTGGGAATAAAGCAGTCTCCAGAAGATATCACTGTCACATTTCTAAATCCCAGCACTACCACATGGGCTAGGAAATATTCTGAATACCTTGCACAAATGTACAAAGAAACACTAGGTATCAATGTGAAGTCTGAGTTTGTTCAGTGGTCTATTTTTGAAGGAAAAGTTGCCAAACTCGATTATGACTTTGCAGGTATGGGATGGTTTGGAGACTATAATGACCCTTCAAGTTTTTTGGAGCCTTTCATAAGTGACCAAGGTTCCATTGTCACTGGATGGGAAAACATCAGGTATAACCAGCTACTAAAAAAAGCTATTATGACTCTAGATGAGGAAAAAAGATACGGGTATTTCAAAGAAGCAGAGGAGATGCTTATCGAAAAAGCCGTTATTGCTCCTACAGTATTTTTAAAAAGAAGAATCTTTCACAAAAAAAATCTAAAAGGTTTATTAATATCGGCATTTGGTAGCACCGACTATAAAAATGTATTTGTTGAAAAAAAATAA
- the htpG gene encoding molecular chaperone HtpG: MSKETLNFQTETSELLNLVIHSIYTHKEIFLRELVSNASDAVDKLKFLSITDKELLEGDQDFKIEITASKDKKVLKISDNGIGMNHDELVANLGTIAKSGSKAFMNALKESKKQSDLEIIGQFGVGFYSAFMVTDKITVATRRAGEEKAYKWESDGKNTFVIDEIKKEKRGTEITLHIREDEENPNDEYLEEYKIRELIKKYSDYVRYPINLEVEKKDGDKKVKSMETLNSMVPIWKKNKNDVTEEEYDEFYMSKFHDWEKPLMNIHIKVEGNIDYTALLYIPSRTPMDFYTKDYEKGLQLYTKNVFIMDKCKQLVPDHFRFVKGLVDSADFSLNISREILQQDRQLQSLGKNIQKKIQRELENLLKNDRKKYELFWDAFGMDIKAGIYSEYGLYKDTLKNLLIFHSTFNDDKTTLSEYVSRMTEDQKEIYYVSGEDLDSLKKMPQMEAVKEKGYEVLFLNERVDEFAIRTLMEYDGKPFKSVTESNLGLEDEMEKKMLEESEGENKSLLEGIQNALKDKISKVKLTNRLKSSAVCLVSGENGISFEMERVMKDIPGQENAVKAERILEINPSHNLFKALKSIYEKSPEEIEEYADILYNQALLVEGFQLDDPVEFSNKITNLLIKASK; encoded by the coding sequence ATGTCTAAAGAAACTTTAAATTTTCAAACGGAAACCAGTGAACTTTTAAATCTGGTAATTCACTCAATTTATACTCACAAAGAGATCTTCTTAAGGGAATTGGTCTCCAATGCAAGTGATGCCGTGGACAAACTTAAATTTTTATCTATTACAGATAAAGAACTTTTAGAAGGAGACCAAGATTTTAAAATAGAAATTACTGCATCAAAGGATAAAAAAGTTCTAAAGATATCTGACAATGGCATAGGGATGAATCATGATGAACTAGTTGCTAATTTAGGTACTATTGCCAAGTCTGGATCAAAGGCTTTTATGAATGCATTAAAAGAATCTAAGAAACAGTCTGACCTAGAGATAATAGGACAGTTTGGTGTAGGTTTTTACTCTGCTTTTATGGTTACTGATAAGATAACAGTTGCAACCAGGAGAGCTGGAGAGGAAAAAGCCTATAAGTGGGAGTCTGACGGGAAAAATACCTTTGTAATAGACGAGATAAAAAAAGAGAAAAGAGGAACTGAGATAACTCTTCATATAAGAGAGGACGAAGAAAATCCAAACGATGAATATCTAGAGGAATACAAAATAAGGGAGTTGATCAAAAAATACTCTGATTATGTGAGATATCCCATAAATCTGGAAGTTGAAAAAAAGGATGGAGACAAAAAAGTAAAAAGTATGGAAACCTTAAATTCTATGGTTCCTATCTGGAAAAAAAATAAAAATGATGTGACCGAAGAAGAGTACGACGAGTTTTATATGTCGAAATTTCATGATTGGGAGAAACCACTTATGAATATTCATATAAAGGTAGAGGGGAATATAGATTATACGGCTCTTCTTTATATCCCTTCTAGAACACCTATGGATTTTTATACAAAGGACTATGAAAAGGGGCTTCAGCTTTACACCAAAAATGTGTTTATCATGGATAAGTGCAAACAGCTAGTTCCAGATCACTTTAGATTTGTAAAAGGACTTGTAGATTCTGCTGATTTTTCACTTAATATATCAAGAGAGATACTGCAGCAGGATAGACAGCTCCAGAGCCTGGGTAAAAATATACAGAAAAAAATTCAAAGAGAGTTAGAAAATCTCTTGAAGAATGACAGAAAAAAATACGAGCTTTTCTGGGATGCCTTCGGCATGGATATAAAGGCAGGGATTTACAGTGAATATGGTCTGTATAAAGACACCCTTAAAAATCTTTTGATTTTCCATAGCACCTTTAATGATGATAAAACAACTCTTTCTGAGTATGTGAGTAGAATGACTGAGGATCAGAAGGAGATCTACTATGTCTCAGGAGAGGACCTTGATTCACTTAAAAAAATGCCTCAGATGGAAGCAGTAAAAGAAAAAGGTTATGAAGTTCTTTTCCTAAATGAGCGTGTGGACGAGTTTGCCATCAGAACTCTTATGGAATATGACGGGAAGCCTTTTAAATCAGTCACTGAGTCTAATTTAGGACTTGAAGACGAGATGGAAAAAAAGATGCTAGAAGAGAGTGAGGGAGAGAACAAAAGTCTCCTAGAAGGTATCCAAAATGCATTGAAGGATAAAATTTCCAAGGTAAAACTGACAAACAGATTGAAATCAAGTGCAGTCTGTCTGGTAAGTGGTGAAAACGGCATCTCCTTTGAGATGGAAAGGGTCATGAAAGATATCCCTGGACAAGAGAACGCTGTAAAGGCAGAGAGGATTCTCG